One genomic segment of Gemmatimonadota bacterium includes these proteins:
- a CDS encoding sigma-70 family RNA polymerase sigma factor: MKLTTKIQVRDDESLDLYLKEIGDTELLTPEDEEELARRIRDGDEKALETMIHANLRFVVVVAKQYQNQGLALSDLISEGNIGLMKAARRFDEKKGFKFISYAVWWIRQAILHALAEQARLIRLPVNKIEELRRIERTIKKREAEMAQAGDASGDGGDEGEERSYGKGRHPALPEWASTPLSLDAPVGDQDAYTLMDRLRDQDSKMPDDALQEELLRTEVRRAVSNLTDRESEVLNLYFGLNSDRAYTLEEIGVRFGLTRERIRQIKQKAINKLRHTRHGSRLAAYAD, translated from the coding sequence ATGAAACTTACCACGAAGATCCAGGTCAGAGATGACGAGTCGCTCGACCTGTACCTGAAAGAGATCGGCGATACGGAACTGCTCACGCCCGAGGATGAGGAGGAACTGGCCCGCCGCATCCGGGATGGCGACGAGAAAGCGCTGGAGACCATGATTCACGCGAACCTGCGTTTCGTCGTCGTGGTGGCCAAGCAGTACCAGAACCAGGGCCTCGCCCTTTCCGATCTGATCAGCGAGGGGAACATCGGCCTGATGAAAGCCGCGCGCCGATTCGACGAGAAGAAGGGGTTCAAGTTCATCTCCTACGCGGTCTGGTGGATCCGTCAGGCGATCCTCCACGCGCTGGCCGAGCAGGCCCGGCTGATCCGGCTGCCCGTCAACAAGATCGAGGAACTGCGCCGGATCGAACGTACCATCAAGAAGCGTGAAGCCGAAATGGCCCAGGCCGGGGACGCCTCGGGTGACGGCGGCGACGAGGGCGAAGAGCGGAGTTACGGCAAGGGCCGTCATCCCGCCCTGCCGGAATGGGCGAGCACGCCGCTTTCGCTGGACGCGCCGGTCGGCGACCAGGATGCCTATACCCTGATGGACCGGCTCCGGGACCAGGACAGCAAGATGCCGGACGATGCACTGCAGGAAGAGTTGCTGCGGACGGAGGTGAGGCGTGCGGTATCGAACCTGACCGATCGCGAGAGCGAGGTGTTGAACCTGTACTTCGGCCTGAACTCGGACCGGGCGTACACACTTGAAGAGATCGGGGTTCGATTCGGCCTGACGCGGGAACGGATCCGCCAGATCAAGCAGAAGGCCATCAACAAGCTGCGCCATACCCGCCACGG